Part of the Paenibacillus terrae HPL-003 genome is shown below.
TCGGCTATAGATCGCTGGATTAAATATACTGGAATGGCATCTATCATATCCTTTTCTTGTTGTTTGGCAGGAATTACAACAGTACAGGATTTTCATATGTTATTCCATTTTTATACTCTTTTTCTCCAATTTAGAGTTTCAACCACTAACTTTGGTGTAGAGCCGAAAATAAAAAGGAATTTCTCCCTCGACATTAGAGTTCTGTTATTTTTCCAATAACAAATTCCATTTCAAGATGCGAAATCCCTTTTTAATGAACAGATAGGTCTGTATAATTAAAGATTTCGTTGAGCTGCTAATCGAGTATCAAGAAAGTTTAGAATTAAATTTACGCTGACTTCCAGATCCTCTTCAAGCGGGAAATGCCCAGTATTCAACAAATGCACTTCCACGTCCTGAATATCATTTGTATAGGCAAGAGCCCCTTTGACCCCGAAGAAGATATCGTTTCGTCCCCAAGCGACAAGAACAGGCGGTTGATGCTTCCGAAAGTATTCGTGCCAAGTCGGGTACTGCTTAAGGTTGTTCTGATAATCGTAGTAAAGAGCTAGCTGAATCTCATGGTTACCCTCCCGGTCCAGATGAATCTGATCATTCTTCCAATTATCGGGACTGATTGCTTCGGGGTCACGTGTTCCGCTCACATATTGATGCTTCGTGACTTCGATTGATAATAGGTCGATCACACCCTGACGGATCGTAACGTCATCGGGATTTTTCCAAAAAGCTTGAATTGGTGCCCAAGCAGCTTCAAGTCCCACCTCATAGGCGTTACCATTCTGTGAGATAATGGCTTGAATTCGTTCCGGATGCATGACAGCAAGGCGGTAGCCGACCGGAGCACCGTAATCGTGTACGTAAATGCTGTATTTCACCAAATTCAATTGAACGACAAAGGTGTTAATCAGATCGGTAATACCATTGAAGGTGTAGTTGAAATCGGTCATTGACGGTTGGTCACTGTTGCCAAATCCCGGATAGTCGGGAGCGATAACATGGTAACGATCCGCGAGCCGAACGATTAGATTGCGATACATATGCGAGGAAGAAGGGAATCCGTGCAGTAACAGAATAGTCGGATTGTCTCTGCTGCCAGCCTCTCTATAAAAAATGTTCAGACCGTTTACCAAAGTATACTTGTGTTTAACGTTCATTACTACCACCTCAATTTTGAATTATAGTTGCAACACGTCATTCCGTATTGCTAACTAAATTATACAGACAAGTCTGTATACATTCAAGTGTTTTATGATTTGCAAATCAGTTTGAGACAATATATTATAAACATACAGGTCTGTACATATTTATAATTGATCGAATTAAGCTTTGAAATGGAGATAATCTGATGGCAAATAAAAGCAAAAAAGAACAAATACTCCGAGTCGCCTCCGACCTTTTCAACAAACAGGGCATTCGTGCGACGGGTATTGATCAAGTCGTGGCAGAGTCTCAAGTTGCCAAGATGACATTGTATAATCACTTTCCATCCAAGGATGAACTTGTTTTGGCCTTTTTGAAGAGACAGGACAAACAGTGGAGGGAATGGTTCGAGGCATCCGTAGAAAGCCGAAACGGGAAGCCGCAAAAACGTTTGCTGGCAATATACGATGTGTTAGGAGAATGGTTTGCAGCGCCGGACTTCACCGGGTGCGCCTTTATCAAGACGGCTTCGGAGTTCTTGGACCACACCCATCCATATTATGCGGCTGCCCACCAATATAAGATTTATCTGAGGGATTATATCGCAACGCTAGTGGCCCAATGCGGTTCTCAACAGCCAGAAGCCTTGGCAAACGCTTTGTATTTGCTAGTAGAAGGAGCCATAACCGCCAACATGCTGCGAACCGATCCTCAGTCTGCCGTTCATGCCCGCGAAACGGCTAAAATCCTAATAGAGCAATTTACGCAGATTACCTGAAACAGGAAAGGATTGAAGGCCAACAATTGTTCCTAATCGTTCGAGTCATTCTGGATGAGGCGAAAATCATATATCAAAACACAAAGACATAAAAACAGTCCAATGACCCTGAATTTGAGATGTAGCATACCTGTATTTCTCTTTTCCAGAGGTGTTTCCTGTATGGATTCATATATTATCATGATTTGTAGCACCGGTGTATTCGTTTCTGATGGTTGGAGGATTATTCCATAGTAGAAATATGTCTTGAAAACGATGCACAACTGGGAAGAGGAAATCGTAAACACCATCGCTGTAGCTGGACCAATGCCACTGTGGAAGGAGGACATAATCGCATCAAAACATATCAACGCCGACACTCTTATATAAAGAACTGAGAGCCGCTAAGCATGTTAACGGCTCTCTTCGTCGTTTTCCGGCAAGTATTCGATCAGTTCACCAGGGAGTGCACCAAGGGTTCTACAAAGTGTATTCAAGGTTGGAAAGTCAATTCGGGCGTTTGCGTTGGAGGGCAGCTTTTAGAAAACCTAATTGAAACAGTTTCTCATAACAAGAGAGATTCATTTTACTAATTTGTATCATTCTTTCCTCTATAGTGTTAAAAAGGAGCGTCAAAGTGTTGACAATAACACTGTTATATATATCCTGAAAACAACAAAAACAACACTTTAATGTGCATTTGGTTTATTGAAATGTTATTTGTGAACGTCGTAGTAATATGCTTATCGTACCAAAACGTTTTACAATTATGTATGATATGCGAAGGGGTTCTTTATGACAATCAATATTTCTTTTTATCTCGAAAACGGCATACTGTGTCTGCGCCATGTGAAGAAGGTGAGGCAATCATATCACACGCGTCTTTCCTGGATAGAGAGAGCGGAGGTTTGCAACTGGCAGACAGCTTATGATTTCAATGAATGTGCCAGTTGTTGACTGATGAAAATGAGCGGATTCCGAATCAATATGGTCAATTCCACCACAACAGTACCAACAGAGGGAGCAAAGCCAAAATCACCTCCCAATAATATGTTTTGCTGCTGCTCTGATGAAGGAAATTCCGGTTCATCCAGGCTATATTGTTCTTTGATTCTCTCTTTCGTTTCATGATCTATGACAAGGTTATCCTGTGCAAAGGTACAACTGACAGGAACGCTTAACTGTATTAAAAGAAGTAATGTAACTGGTATAAGCACTTTTTTGCTTTGCATGGTTAGCTCCTATGATCTCCGTTTTTGACCTCTTAACTTTTGTATCTACCATAATGAAGCCACCTCTGCACTAGATACTGAGACAGAAGTGGCAATTCAACGTATGACTTCTTTTAATTTGCCTATAAAGATTCCTGAAGGGCTTTAGAAGAAGTGCCGTAATCAGCATAACGGGGGAGCACAACAGTGTAGTATATTCCTACAATAACGGTACAGACCCCAACTAATAAAAACAAGACTTCAATTGAAATAAATGATGGAAAGCTTAT
Proteins encoded:
- a CDS encoding helix-turn-helix domain-containing protein, whose amino-acid sequence is MPSNANARIDFPTLNTLCRTLGALPGELIEYLPENDEESR
- a CDS encoding TetR/AcrR family transcriptional regulator, with translation MANKSKKEQILRVASDLFNKQGIRATGIDQVVAESQVAKMTLYNHFPSKDELVLAFLKRQDKQWREWFEASVESRNGKPQKRLLAIYDVLGEWFAAPDFTGCAFIKTASEFLDHTHPYYAAAHQYKIYLRDYIATLVAQCGSQQPEALANALYLLVEGAITANMLRTDPQSAVHARETAKILIEQFTQIT
- a CDS encoding helix-turn-helix domain-containing protein; protein product: MVKLYENGKPRADLVEEYGLTVSAIDRWIKYTGMASIISFSCCLAGITTVQDFHMLFHFYTLFLQFRVSTTNFGVEPKIKRNFSLDIRVLLFFQ
- a CDS encoding alpha/beta fold hydrolase; the encoded protein is MNVKHKYTLVNGLNIFYREAGSRDNPTILLLHGFPSSSHMYRNLIVRLADRYHVIAPDYPGFGNSDQPSMTDFNYTFNGITDLINTFVVQLNLVKYSIYVHDYGAPVGYRLAVMHPERIQAIISQNGNAYEVGLEAAWAPIQAFWKNPDDVTIRQGVIDLLSIEVTKHQYVSGTRDPEAISPDNWKNDQIHLDREGNHEIQLALYYDYQNNLKQYPTWHEYFRKHQPPVLVAWGRNDIFFGVKGALAYTNDIQDVEVHLLNTGHFPLEEDLEVSVNLILNFLDTRLAAQRNL